CGCTTTACTCCATCTTCACTCAAAAGCAATTTTCCTGCATTTTCAGCATCAAAAACTTTGTAAAATTCATCAATAATACAAAATAATTCTGTAACTTTGTCCTTGGTAATCTCCATAATGATATCTTTTTATGTTTGTAACTAATTGGATTTCAACTACAAAGATACAAAAAATATCGGAGATTACCAACTTTTTTAGGCACTATTTCTTATCCCGAACTGAGGTAATACTTCACCATTTTCGGCACGAAATAATAGATACCCTTATCATCTGCCACACCATTTCCGATGGCATTGATCAGCGCTACGTTGCCTGCCTTGTATGCCTGCATCACGTTCGGGATGCCCAGAAGCGAAGAAGCCTCGAACATCATCGGGTCCATATATTCATCGCTCACACGGCGATAGATACAGCCCACACGGATTTTCTCCTTATACATACCGCCATAATACACCTTGTCATCCTCCACAAAGAGGTCACCCGGATAAGCCAGGGTAGCTCCCGTCTTCTCGGCAAGATAAGAGTGTTCGAAGAAGGCGGAGTTGTAGCGGCCCGGCGTAAGAATCACGGCGATACCACGGTCTTCGTTCATATCATCCATCATGTCGCGCAGCAAGTCAGCATAATCTCTGTTGTCTGCCACGGCATTGTCGGCGAAAGTAGAAGGCGAAACCTTTCTGGTTATCTTTCGGGCAATCATCGGATAACTGGCTCCCGACGGGATTCGCAGGTTATCTTCCAGCACATACCAGTTGTCATCCTTACCTTCTACCAAGTCTATACCGGCAATATGCGCATATACTTTTCCGGTAGGACTTATTCCTTCACATTGAGGCATATAGCCTTTAGAGGAATAAACGAATTCCTCGGGCACGATGCCATCCTTGATAATTTTCTTGTCGTGATAGATATCCCACAAAAACATATTGAGGGCCTTCACGCGCTGCTGTAGACCAGCCTCTAAGTAATCCCAATCTTTCTTGGGAATGATTCGTGGCACAGAATCGAATGGAAAGAGCTGCTCCTTGAACGTCCCCTTCTTATAAACACCAAATCGAACACCAAATCTTTCCATCCATTTGTTTACGGTGTCTCTACTGTCTGTCAATCCTTTAATATTTACCTTCATACCTCTTTTGCAATTTGGAACATTTATACCTTGTTTTACATATCACTTTGATAAGTTTTCAACTGCAAAAGTACGCATTTTATCGCAAACGCAAAATATTTTCGCACAATAATTTATTATAATCAGCAATATAATTGCATTATGATTACAAACAATAAACAATAATACACTTTTCGAAAGCAAATACACACCAAAAGCTACCAAATTGTCATTTTGTTTTAATTTTACCAATCAGTTCTTCGAAATCCTCCTTTTGCATAGCACCCATCTGCACAGATGGTTTGCCTTTCACGGGGATGAAGAGGAAGGTAGGGATGCTGCTGATACCGAAAACAGAAGCAAGTTCGGACTCCTGGTCGATATCCACCTTATAGAAATCTATCTTGCCGGCATATTTCTCGGCGAGAGATTCCACTACGGGAGCCATCATCTTGCAAGGACCACACCAGGTGGTATAGAAATCGATGACGGCAGGACGGGAACCGGCAAAGACCCACTCATCCGGATGAGCCTCGTAATCCATAATCTTTTTTCTGAAATCAGATGTGGTGAGATATTGCACCTTGGCAGTTTCATTCTTCTCAGTTTTTCCTACAGTCGGTTGAGGAGAAACAGCAGGTGCTTTCCTGTTCTGAGAACAAGAAACAAGAAATGGTAGAAATAAAACAACTGCCATGATGCCGATGGTTAAAATCACGGCTTGCTTAATACCAGAATTGATGTTCATAATTAGTCCTCCATTATTAAGTTGCTAAAATTGAGTTTCCATTCTATCTCAGATTGAGTTGCAATTTGAGTTTTCAAAGATACAATAAAAATATAGAAAAACGACACTTTATAATGATAAAATATGCTAAAACAGCCCATATCAACCCATAAACACCATTTTTTCTGCCCAAAAGCTTGCATATATTACCGAAAAAAACTACCTTTGCCAAAAAACAATAAAATGGATTACAACATGATTGGGACCGCATGGTCGTTACTGCCTCCTATCGTCGCCATTGCTCTGGCGCTGAAGACGAAAGAGGTCTATTCTTCTCTTTTTATCGGTATCATACTGGGTGCCGTTCAATATTGCATTTCGATGGGAACAGGTTTCGACGGATTCCTCGTTCACCTGACAAACCACACTGTAGGTGAAGGCGATGATGCCAAGACATACGGTTTGATACATTGCCTTTCCGACCCATGGAACGTGGGCATTCTAGTATTCCTGGTGGTATTAGGCTGCATCGTTTCACTGATGAACAAGGCGGGTGGTTCGGCTGCTTTCGGCCGTTGGGCTTCCAAACACGTACACTCGAAGATTGGGGTACAGATTGCCACCATTCTGCTCGGCATTCTGATATTCATCGATGATTACTTCAACTGCCTTACGGTGGGTTCGGTGATGCGTCCTATCGCAGTGCGCAACGGTGTTACCAAGGAGAAGCTGGCTTATCTCATCGATTCTACAGCCGCTCCGGTCTGCATCATCTCCCCTATCTCGAGTTGGGCAGCTGCGGTATCGGGCTTCGTATCAGGAGGTGAGAACGGACTGGCACTTTTCTGCAAGGCGATACCTTTTAATTTCTACGCATTCTTTACCATCCTCTTTATGTTTGGCATCGTGATACTGGGCTTCGACTTCAAGGCGATGAGCAAATATGATGCAAGACTGAAGGAATGGTACGAACGAACCAATGGCGGGAAACTCGATGAAGTGAGCGATACCAAACTGCAGATTGTTGAGCATGGTGTGGGAGCCATACAGAAAGAGGATTCCAAGAACAAGGGAACCGTGAGCGACCTGGTGATACCAATCATCATGCTGATTATCTTCTGCATGGCGGGTATGGTATATTCGGGCGGATTCTTCGATGCCAATAATGCCAACTATCTCAACTTTGTAGATTCCTTTGCTGCGAGCAATGCCTCTGTGGGCTTGGTAATCGGTTCATTGGCTGCTCTGATTCTTACCATCATGATGTTTACCATTCGCAAGACCTTGCCTTTCGATGAGGCGATGAGTAGTCTCATCAAGGGTTTTGAGGCGATGGTACCAGCCATTCTGATTCTTACCCTGGCATGGACCCTGAAGAGCATGACCGACTCGCTGGGTGCGGCAGAATATGTATCTAGCGTAGTGGCAAGCAGCGCTTCTGAACTCCAGATGCTCCTGCCAGCCATCATCTTCCTAGTTGCTGCCTTCCTGGCATTTGCAACGGGTACCTCCTGGGGAACCTTCGGTATTCTGATTCCTATCTGCATCGCCGTATTCCCAGGAGCCGACCCATTGCGCATCATCTCTATCTCGGCATGTATGGCTGGTGCGGTATGCGGCGACCATATCTCTCCTATCAGCGATACCACCATCATGGCGAGTGCAGGAGCGGAATGCAAGCATGTACATCATGTATCATCACAGTTGCCATACGCCCTGACTGTAGCCTGTGTGAGTTTCTTCACCTTCGTTGTGGCGGGATTCACTCATACGCTGGGGATGGCAACGAGTGCCATCATCTCGTGGATATTCGGTGTTGCCATGCTCGGTTTTGCTTTATTTTATCTAAATAAACGCCAAAAAGGTAAATAGTTCTTAATTTATTTGTATATTTGAAATATTTTCAATATCTTTGCATAAGAAAAGCTGCACTCGGCAATTTGAAAGCAAGCTTTCATTGCGCTCGTTTGCATTTTCTTTGCATAAGAATTTAATAAAGAACATATAAACATTATAAAAAGTAGACATTATGAAAGAATTAAAAGGTACAAAGACTGAGAAGAACCTCCTGGAGGCTTTCGCTGGTGAGTCACAGGCTCGTAACAAATATACCTATTTTGCAAGCAAGGCAAAGAAAGACGGTTTTGTACAGATAGCTAATATCTTTGAGGAGACAGCTGCTAACGAGAAGGAGCACGCTAAGTTGTGGTTCAAGTATCTGGAGGGCGGTGCTATCCAGGATACAGAGAAGAACCTGGAAGCTGCTGCCAATGGTGAGCACGACGAGTGGACAGAAATGTATCCACGCATGGCAAAGGAGGCTCACGAAGAAGGTTTCGAGGAGATTGCAGCTAAGTTTGAGATGGTTGCTGAAATCGAGAAGCACCACGAGGAGCGTTATCGCAAGCTCTTGAAGAACGTACAGGACAAGCTCGTCTTCTCTCGTGACGGCGACTGCATCTGGCAGTGCTCTAACTGCGGACATATCGTAGTAGGCAAGCAGGCTCCTGAGGTTTGCCCAGTCTGCAACCACCCACAGAGCTACTTCCAGATTGAAGCACAGAATTACTAATTCTTGCTTGAGACGAAATATCTAACAGAACATATATAAATAAGAAAGGGTGTGTCATGGCCTTATGACACACCCTCTTTTTTATGATTTAGCTTGAACCATTTCCAACATGATTTCTATCAACCTTGGAACACCATACTGTTCTACCTCGTCCTCTTTCACCCAGATATAATCATCAGGGAGCAGGGGGCGGGTTTCTGTTTCCTGCAGATAGAAGTCGGCAAGGAGGATGCGATGGGTAAGTACATGCTTCACATCCTTAGCCAGGAGAAGAGGATTATGGACAAAGGCAGGCAGTTGCGGAGCATCTGATGCGTTATATGGTTCCCACAATCCTTGCCAGATATCACCCTCGCCGCGACGGTGGATAGCCACTTCGCCTTTACACCTTATATATATATAGGAGAGATGGCGCGTTTTCACCTTCAGTGTCTTGTTCTTCACCGGCAACTCCTCTACCCTTCCAGTCCTCAACGCCTCACAGGTTTCGGCAAGCGGACAGACAAGACATTTTGGAGATTGAGGAGTGCACTGGATAGCTCCGAAATCCATCATACCCTGGTTATAGGCAGCAACAGGCGATAATGCTGTATCAGAAAGTTGCTGAGCAGACGAAGCAGGCAAGAGTGATTGAGCCAATGCAGCAAACTCTTTTTTACCCTGCGTTGAATTGATAGGAGTATCTATTCCGAAGTAACGTGAAAGAACCCGGTACACATTGCCATCTACTACTGCCGCCGGAATATCAAAGGCAAAAGAACCGATGGCTGCCGCAGTATAATCACCCACCCCTTTCAGGGCTTTGATACCTTCAAGCGTATCAGGGAAATGACCGAGCTCCACAATCTGTCTGGCAGCAGCATGAAGGTTGCGGGCTCGCGAGTAATACCCCAATCCCTGCCAGAGTTTCAAGACATCATCTTCGCTGGCAGCAGCCAAGTCTTCAACCTTGGGATAGGTCTTCATGAACCGCTCCCAATATTCCCATCCCTGTGCGATGCGGGTTTGCTGAAGGATGATTTCGCTCAGCCAGATGGCATAAGGGTCCGTGGTTTCGCGCCAAGGCAAATCCCTACCATTCTCACGAAACCAATGGATAATGACAGCCGAAAAACTATTCATAAAATTCAATGTTCAAATCTCAATGTTCAAAGTAATTACTGTTCCGGATATTGCTCGTAAATCTTCAGACCGAATTCATTCGCCAAGGCATAGGCATGCTCCATGATATCGGCGAGAATGTGCTCATAATTCACCCATACCTTATCCTTGATGAAGAAATAGAACTCGATAGGGAGACCGCATTGCGTGGCTTCCATGTGGCGCACCATCAATGTGAGATCGGTATTGACCTCCGGACGCTGGCGCAGATACTTCTCCATGAATTTACGGTAAAGTTGGAGATTGGTAGGAGCAAGGGCTGCAGGATTCTTTAAATCCTCAATATCCTTCCCTTCTTGTATATCTTTATCTATCGCCTTCTGCAACGACTCCTTCAACTTAAACGAATCTTCGGTGGCGAAATGCCTAGCAAGCAGATTACGTTTTAATGTCTCATCCACCAGACGGACACTACGGAAATCGAAGTAAACCACGCGCTTCACTCTTCGTCCACCACTCTTCTGCATACCAATCCAGTTCTGGAACGAACCATTCACCAGGTTAATAGGCGAAATGGTAACGATGGTGTTATCAAAGTTGCGCACCTTTACGGTCGTGAGTGATATATCCTCAACGATACCATTGGCATCCACCGACTTCACCGTAATCCAGTCGCCCTTATGCAACATATCATTGCTGGTAAGACGCACACCAGCCACCAATCCCGAGATGGTATCCTTGAAGACCAGCATCAGGACAGCCGAGGTAGCACCCAAACCGGCAAAGAGGGTCATCGGGTTCTTGTCC
This Segatella copri DSM 18205 DNA region includes the following protein-coding sequences:
- a CDS encoding circularly permuted type 2 ATP-grasp protein, whose protein sequence is MKVNIKGLTDSRDTVNKWMERFGVRFGVYKKGTFKEQLFPFDSVPRIIPKKDWDYLEAGLQQRVKALNMFLWDIYHDKKIIKDGIVPEEFVYSSKGYMPQCEGISPTGKVYAHIAGIDLVEGKDDNWYVLEDNLRIPSGASYPMIARKITRKVSPSTFADNAVADNRDYADLLRDMMDDMNEDRGIAVILTPGRYNSAFFEHSYLAEKTGATLAYPGDLFVEDDKVYYGGMYKEKIRVGCIYRRVSDEYMDPMMFEASSLLGIPNVMQAYKAGNVALINAIGNGVADDKGIYYFVPKMVKYYLSSG
- the rbr gene encoding rubrerythrin, whose product is MKELKGTKTEKNLLEAFAGESQARNKYTYFASKAKKDGFVQIANIFEETAANEKEHAKLWFKYLEGGAIQDTEKNLEAAANGEHDEWTEMYPRMAKEAHEEGFEEIAAKFEMVAEIEKHHEERYRKLLKNVQDKLVFSRDGDCIWQCSNCGHIVVGKQAPEVCPVCNHPQSYFQIEAQNY
- the mutY gene encoding A/G-specific adenine glycosylase; translated protein: MNSFSAVIIHWFRENGRDLPWRETTDPYAIWLSEIILQQTRIAQGWEYWERFMKTYPKVEDLAAASEDDVLKLWQGLGYYSRARNLHAAARQIVELGHFPDTLEGIKALKGVGDYTAAAIGSFAFDIPAAVVDGNVYRVLSRYFGIDTPINSTQGKKEFAALAQSLLPASSAQQLSDTALSPVAAYNQGMMDFGAIQCTPQSPKCLVCPLAETCEALRTGRVEELPVKNKTLKVKTRHLSYIYIRCKGEVAIHRRGEGDIWQGLWEPYNASDAPQLPAFVHNPLLLAKDVKHVLTHRILLADFYLQETETRPLLPDDYIWVKEDEVEQYGVPRLIEIMLEMVQAKS
- a CDS encoding mechanosensitive ion channel family protein; this translates as MEEIRNFVDEMITWAGVTGDFVPMLRHILLTITAILLAMLSDFLCRKILVPLISKITDKTDITWDDVLLNKKVLTSACHIVPAVVIWSLMPLIYLEYPIFKEILERATGIYIVVMSVRTALVFIGSFKGLEDSQERRSSTQQYFHTFCGVLRILMLFVAAVVVVAILLDKNPMTLFAGLGATSAVLMLVFKDTISGLVAGVRLTSNDMLHKGDWITVKSVDANGIVEDISLTTVKVRNFDNTIVTISPINLVNGSFQNWIGMQKSGGRRVKRVVYFDFRSVRLVDETLKRNLLARHFATEDSFKLKESLQKAIDKDIQEGKDIEDLKNPAALAPTNLQLYRKFMEKYLRQRPEVNTDLTLMVRHMEATQCGLPIEFYFFIKDKVWVNYEHILADIMEHAYALANEFGLKIYEQYPEQ
- a CDS encoding Na+/H+ antiporter NhaC family protein translates to MDYNMIGTAWSLLPPIVAIALALKTKEVYSSLFIGIILGAVQYCISMGTGFDGFLVHLTNHTVGEGDDAKTYGLIHCLSDPWNVGILVFLVVLGCIVSLMNKAGGSAAFGRWASKHVHSKIGVQIATILLGILIFIDDYFNCLTVGSVMRPIAVRNGVTKEKLAYLIDSTAAPVCIISPISSWAAAVSGFVSGGENGLALFCKAIPFNFYAFFTILFMFGIVILGFDFKAMSKYDARLKEWYERTNGGKLDEVSDTKLQIVEHGVGAIQKEDSKNKGTVSDLVIPIIMLIIFCMAGMVYSGGFFDANNANYLNFVDSFAASNASVGLVIGSLAALILTIMMFTIRKTLPFDEAMSSLIKGFEAMVPAILILTLAWTLKSMTDSLGAAEYVSSVVASSASELQMLLPAIIFLVAAFLAFATGTSWGTFGILIPICIAVFPGADPLRIISISACMAGAVCGDHISPISDTTIMASAGAECKHVHHVSSQLPYALTVACVSFFTFVVAGFTHTLGMATSAIISWIFGVAMLGFALFYLNKRQKGK
- the trxA gene encoding thioredoxin, giving the protein MNINSGIKQAVILTIGIMAVVLFLPFLVSCSQNRKAPAVSPQPTVGKTEKNETAKVQYLTTSDFRKKIMDYEAHPDEWVFAGSRPAVIDFYTTWCGPCKMMAPVVESLAEKYAGKIDFYKVDIDQESELASVFGISSIPTFLFIPVKGKPSVQMGAMQKEDFEELIGKIKTK